The Triticum urartu cultivar G1812 unplaced genomic scaffold, Tu2.1 TuUngrouped_contig_4592, whole genome shotgun sequence genome segment gtgacgcaaccaagctcaggaggagctcaatgaagatcttgtcttttatgttgtttcgttctagttgatcagtagtggagcccagttggggtcgatcggggaccttgtcgcatttggggttcttcttttattttggttccgtagtcgggccttgattgtatttggatgttgtaatgctttattcatgtaattgtgtgaagtggcgattgtaagccaactatgtatctccttcccttatgtattacatgggttgtgcgaagattacctcacttgttccattgctttcaatgcggttatgcctctaagtcgtacttcgacacgtgggagatatagccgcatcgagggcgttacagcgaGGCACGCATCACCAAAGCGCCCTGGATGAGAGGAGAAGGTTGATGGTCGGGGTAGAGCGGCTCGTCAGGCGTCGGCTGCCGACGGGGATGGCCGTGGTGGCCGACCATGCAGTGGAGGCAGCATGGGTCCGGCCTGAGCGTGGCCACCGGCGGCGTCCTCTGTGTGGCTGattggagagagagagagaaagatagAGATGAGAAAGGAGGTGTGTGAGTATGACAGATGGGACCTACATTCACCTTAGCGAATTGTCCAGATTGGCATGCCACGTTGTCCCGATGGGCGGACCCCATCTGTCGGTTTCGCTGTTTCCACGATCAAATTTAAGCATCAGTGCTTCGCGTTACACATTTTTTGTGCCCTGGTTCAATTGTGGTACCAAATCATTATCCTAGCCCAAAATATGATGGTTTTGGGTAAATAACTCACAGTTTTGCTTGTCCTTTGATGTGAAATTGTATGAGGCTACCACACGAGTGAATCCAGATTAAAGTCAGAGAGAACAACGAAGATGTAAAGAAGCGACAATTCAGAGGGTGGACTAGTAAGAGTGCTGAACTCGGAGGCATCAGGAAGATGTAAAGAAGTGACAATTCAACGAGACCTTTTTCTGGTATGCGTTCATTTTGTTGACATTACATTTTTTCGAAAAGAGGTGCTTGATTacttaatttttttaaaaattacACCTGACCTCTATATAATTAAGATGCACACAGGCAATGTTGACATTACATGCAAACCGAAGGAAAAATAATGGTGCCAGAATGGCAAAATGTATTCCAAAGCCATGTCTGTCACGTGGAAGGAAGGCTCCGATCATGTTCCAGTGTCCATTCTTCTTCTGACCAACGAACAACATCAGGTATACTACTActgtaaacagcacctgcactGAACCACCTGACAAATGGCGAAATTTGACTTGCCTTCACTAAGCCACTGACAAATGGCGAGATTTGACTTGCCTTCGTGCTTCTAGAAACTCACGTGTAGAAGGAAAAAAAACACGTTACGACTTGTCAGGGGCTGCACCTTCTTCCAATCGCATCACTGTGTCCCCTTCAAATGCCATCTTTTCAACCAGCATGTACATCAGACATGTGAAACATCAATCTCTTCATCTTTCAGCCTAAAAAGTGTCAGTCGGACAAGTGATAGCGACTTTACAAACCGTTCCAAATTTCAGCGCAAAAAGAAGGAAACAGTTAGATAGATGCAAGAACATCTCATTGGTCGTGTAAGTATTTAGATGAACAAATCAAAACTACATGATGCATTACATTACAATGGGGCGATCAAATTCAAGTGTGCACTGGCGCCAAATTCGCCTTGTAGAAGCTTTTCCGCCTGAAGAGATCCCCGAACTTGCGAAGGATCGGCCGCTTCTTCTTGCCGCTCATGGAGTGCTCCATGCCCACGTAGTGGCTCTCGTCGATGTGgtcgaactcgtcgtcgtcgtcgtagTCGTCCatggccgcgtccgccgcggccGACTTGAGGTCGGCCATGTTGCTGAGCGACGCGAACATCCGGTCCTTGGGGTTCAGGCTCCCCATCCTCGCCGACTGCGAGTAGCCCACGCCCTTGAACTTGCCCGGCTCGCCGATCGAGTAGCTCCGCCCGCCCGGTGTCCTGGGCTTCTCCGTCATCCAGCGCCGCGACGCCGTCTCCGGCGTCCCCTTGGCGCTGGCGACGAGGCGCCCGTTGGGCAGGTGCTGCTGGTCGAAGCCGCACTCCGGCGCCGCGGGCGCGGTCGTGGCCGACGACACGGGGGTGCTGAGCTCCTTGAGGCTGCCCTGCGCGGCGGCCTCGCTGACCTTGATGCACTCGTACTCCTGCCGGAGGCTCTGCAGCGCGCTCTCCTTCTCGGCGACCACGTCGTTGAGCCGCGCGTTCTCGGCCCGGGCAAGCTCGAGGGATTCTTTGACGATGTTGGCCTCGCCGACGGCCTGCTTGAGGATGTCGCGGAGGCGCGCGTTCTCGTCGCGGATCACGCGCTGCGACTCCAGCAGCTTGGTGTTCTCCTGGCGCGCCAGGTTCACCTCCTCCTCGGCGGCGCGCACGCAGTCGAGGAACACGCGCTCCTTGTCGCCCCACGCGCCCGCCGACTCCTCGGCCTCGATCCTGCAGCGGTGCTGCTCCCGCAGCCGCGTCTCGGCGGCGGCCAGCTCCCCGCGCAGCCGCGCGGCCTCGGCATTGGCGGCCTCCAGCTCGGCCTGCGTGTCGGAGAGCCAGCGCTTGACCTGCTTGGCCTCCATGGTGACGTCGGAGAGCGCGAGGGAAAGGTCGTCCAGCGCCTTCCGGCTCCGCTCCTCCCCCTGCATGGCCGCCCGGAGCTCACCGCGCAGGGCCCTGATCTCGTCGTCCGCGCCGCCGAACATGAGGTCCTTGACGCTCCGCTGGTCCATGACGCCGCGCCGGGCCTCGAGGCTCCGGTTGCTCTGCTGCAGCGCGGCCATCTCCAGCTTGGCCTCCTCCAGGCTGATCTTGGTCTGCTCCAGCTGCTTGGTCTGGTATATGAGGGACTCGAGCATCTTGCGCTCCGACTCCTTGGCCCTCTCCACCTCCCGCTCCAAAACCCGCGCCTTCTCCGCGCCGCCATCCCTCCTCCTGAGCTGGTCGAGCTCCTCCACCGCCCGCGCCTTGTCCTCCCGCTCGCTCCTCAGCTCCTCCTCGAGCTGCACCACCCGATCCTTGTCACCCCGCTCTTTCTTGAGCTCctcctccagctgcgccacccgCTGCTGCGCCGGCGTGGGCGTCGGCATCGCGCCTCCGCCGCCGGTGATGCCGCGACGTTTCTGCCCAAGAACCACCGTTAAAAACAGAGCGCAAATAAAGCCTGCGATCAGGCTACGACAAAGGCTTGGAAGGTAACGTAAGGGGGAAATGAATTGGCGAGGGCCGGTACGTACCTCCGGGGAGGGGGGCGCCTTGGAGGCGCCGGCGGTGGAGCGGCTGCGGTGGAACCGAGGGGAGGGCTTGGGGTTGGGGGTGGAGGAGAGCGTaacggacgaggaggaggacgccctGAGCCCCGCCTCGAAGGACCCGGATCTGCACGGCGGAGAATCCCAGCTCATGGAACCCGAATCGCGGAACGTACTAAATACTACACTATTGCAGTCAAACAGTAGTAAAAGAATGGAGCCGCGCGAAAGAAGGATCTTATTgaggcggcgagggaggggcgcGCATGGCCGCCGAGTGGGGTGCTCACCTCGGCATGGAGGAGAGCATCCCGGGCGGGCGGGCacgcgggcggcgcgcgggccgAGGAAAAAGAATTGACGTGGCAGTGGCAGTGGTGGCAGGGGAACCGGATTTTAGAAGAAGGCCCGGTGCAACATGGGCGCGATTAATAGTCGTGCTCGCTGGTTGGATTAGGGGAGGATTGAGGTCGTGGGTTAACAACGGAAAGAGAGTGAGTTCTTGGAGCTGTAGTATATTGCTCTGCACCGCTGATCGGGAGGCTCTTGTCGGATTAGTTAAGTCGTGTGGCGCGGGCGAGGCCGCAAATGGCGGTCGTGGGTCGTGGGGCGTGGGGCGGGCCGGCGCCGACCGGCGCGTGGAGTAGTGGGGCTTGTTGCGCCAAGCGTCGTGCATGGGTGCGGTTTGTTCGGGTTCTGAGTTCTGACTCGAAAGTTTCTGCCGCTGACTGAATGACTGGGTTGATTCGGTGGGGGCCGTCGGAAAATTCTGGTCTCGCGTATGGCAAGAGCCGCGTACAATGTTTGCTCCGGTGCTGGGATTTGGTGGGTCAACCTTGGCACGCTGGCCCTTGTGCTGCGGCGACTCCATGGATCGGCGTACGACCATTCTCTTTCTGAGTTCTGACTCGAAAGTTTCTGCCGCTGACTGAATGACTGGGTTGATTCGGTGGGGGCCGTCGGAAAATTCTGGTCTCGCGTATGGCAAGAGCCGCGTACAATGTTTGCTCCGGTGCTGGGATTTGGTGGGTCAACCTTGGCACGCTGGCCCTTGTGCTGCGGCGACTCCATGGATCGGCGTACGACCATTCTCTCTCAGGCCGCTCCGGTGTTATTACAGCATCTCCGACGCGATACCCCACTCCAACCGCAGACGTCGCTTTTCTAGTGCAGTGGCGGTGGACGGTGGAGTGGATGACATGCTATGTCATCTCAAGATCAATGCCCCAACAATCTGACGTGATGGCTCTAATCTAGAGTAGCACTAGTGTGAGAAGCCGTGAAATTGTAGACTTTGGACAGATTCGACCCGAGCTAGAGTAAAACTGTGGATGGATCTCGAGGCCACCAACGACCGACGACGTACGTGAAGCTCCGGGTAGGGCGATTCCAACCGTAGCGCTGAACGGGAAAGTCGTGACTCGCTCCTCTTTCTAGGTGTGGAGTGGACAAGGGTTAATTTGCCGGCACAGCGTCAACCATGATGGAAAAATTGATCACAGGTGGAACCCTCCTCCTCGTTAAGGGCAAGGGATCGGATCATAACCAAATCGGCATGTCATAGTGTGAGCAGTTATCAGTGCATAACCACGTACTACTTGTAGCCGGACCTTAATTAACATACAAGTATAGTAGTATGTCGTTTACGTCTTTCCACTTTTGACATTGCCAGTGAAACCTTGGCCAAAAACATGTGCATGTGCATGCGCATGCGATGGTGCTCGACGCGTTGAAATTTCAGGATCCACGGCAGCGGAAGTCCTGGGTTCGGTCGACCTGAACGTTTCATTTTCACAACGGTTATACTACATGTCAGATGAGGGCATGAGGGTCAGTTGACCCGCGAGTGGAAAATAAAAGAGCATCCATGTGATTCTCGGAACCACAAGCCAACAATTTAGGTGTCAGTGTCAGAAGTAGACCCACTTAAATAGATCCATCGAGGATCGGAGTTTGCTCAAACATGGCAATCTCTAGAACATGGTCTATCTCATGTCATGTTGAGCCTGTCCTTCCTTCTCGAGAAAAATAGGCCTCAGATTTTCGATCAGAACTTGTCAGACAACTCGCCTTGCTATGATAATTTCTCCTATCATGTTGGTCAGCCTGCGATCACCGTAAATGATGGTGTTGGCATGATTGAAAGGCAACACACGCATAAAGACCCAGAACTCGTCAACACACAACTCATCAGATCACCATGCATCGAGTAGACGGTGAGGTGAGCCATGTTGGCACTTGGCAGCTGAAACTTCCGGTGTCGACAGCACGGAAGCTACCAATCATACGCGCACGGTCGTTTCAGAAACCTGTAGACTGTAGTAGATGGTTCGGCAGTGTCCGGTCTCACGCACGCGCATGGCGTGCTCCTACTTCAGGTGTTGGACTTGGCCAGCCCCAACCGGACGTCAGACCCTGGAAGATTCTTCGCATACATACCAATCGTGTGTTCGTTTGTTTCCGAGTACATTATCGTTCCTAGAAACCTGTGCACGGGGAAGCAGTACTTGTCGTCGAGAGAACTAGTCAGAGTTTAAGTCTGGTTTTTTTTTTATAAAATAATATTATTTTTTTAACAAATTCGGAAAATGTGTGCCCTAGTCCGTAAATTTGAAAagtatgaccccgtcggcctcacTCAAGCCGAAAAGGCACTATCGCTTAGGCCGAAAAGGCACTCTTTGATTTCGCTTAGACTGAAAGAGTGGCAGAACTAGGCCGAATAACTCTTCATTTTTTGTTGGGCCGAAGTTGCATGTCCGTCAGCCTAAACTAGTCCGAAGTGCACTCTTCGGCTTTTACATGATTGAAGAGTCTTTTTTCCCCTTCGTCCACCTATCTTCCCGCAGTCAACCAATCTAGTGCTCCTGCTTTTTTTGTATTTTTAAATATTTAGTTTGCTCGTTCAGTAGTAATATTATTCTTGTGTGACATCGCGTTGTTTGTTCTCCCTCCATTTGATTAATATTATTTTAATGTACAATGACATTTTTTAATACGGTTTGAAATATTTCTTAATACAAGATGAATATTTTTTAGTACATGATTATATATTTTTGAAATACACGATGAGTATATTTTTTATACACGATAATGTTTTCTGAATACAGGTTAAACATTTTCTTAAAACACGATGGACATTTTCAGGTTACAAGATTAACATTTTATCAAATACACGATGATATATTTTTAGTGTTCGATGGCATTCTTTTAATACAGGTTGAACCTTTTTCTTAgtacatgatgaacatttttagtacatgatgaacattttttaatatgCGGCTAACATTCCATAAATACATGATGAACACTTTTTTTTATTATAATGAACACTTTTTTTGCATATGATGAGCATTTTGTGAGTATATGACAAGCATTTTACCAAATACGTGATCAATATTTTTCAAATATGCGACAACCATTCCTTATGATACGGTGAACAATTTTTGGATATGCAATGAACATTTTTTTTCTGAATACGTGATGAAACTTTTTTGGCTATGCGGTGAAAATTTTCAAATACATGATGAACATGTTTGTGTATATACGTGAATATTTGTTATGTAAGATGCATTTTTTGCATGTTTATTTAATAAAATTAGCAAACTaaatatttaaaaaatatgtaAATGTTTTCAAAAGAGCGGAAACGCTAAATTGTTTAAGGGTGGGAAGAAGAAAAGGACTCTTCGGTCACGGGAAAGCCGAATAGTGCACTTCGGCCTGGTTTAAGCCGACGGCCATGTAACTTCGGCCTGGTAGCCCAGTTGTGCTACTCTTCGGCCTAAGCGAGACCAAGAGTGCCTTTTTAGTTTAAGCGAGACCGTAGAATGACTTTTCATCTTTAgtgaggccgacggggtcatactTCTAAATTTACGAATTCAGGCATACATTTTCCAAATTTGTTAATAATAATAATTTTCTTAAAAAAATTCTTAAGTCTGTTCTCAAGTTTTTCAGCTCGGTGGTAGTAGTAGGAGGAGTATATTTTCCGCACTAGTTTTTTCTAGAGAGAGTTTTCTGCATCATGTGTGTACCCTTATCTAAAGAAGAAGCAATCCTCCCTcacaaaggaaagaagaagaagcaaaccTAGCTAGATTGTGAGCTTCATAATTTGAGCCTCTCTTTTTTGAAGGATGAAACTACACAAGGTGAAAAGAAGATCTAGATGCTACAATATACTCCTCCGTCCCGAAATTCTTGTCTTAGAGTTCCTCATGTGACGTGGACTCTAGCATATAAAAGTAACCATCACTTGGAGTTTGGTTCATTCTTTTTTTGCAagaaaactttcaatctattcatcatCAATCATGATAGTACAATGAaaccagaaataataaaaattacaccCAAATCCGTAGGCCACCTAGCGACGATTACAatcactgaagcgagccgaaggcacGCCGCATTCATCGGCCCTCCCTCCCAGGAGCCATGCAAAATTTGTTATAGTAGACAGTCGGAAAGTCATCATGCTAAGGCCCTATAGGACCAGCGCACCAAAACAACAACCGCCACCGTTGAAGAGAAGTTTAGATCGGAATGATCTAACCTGTAAACACACGAACAAAGACCAGATCCACGTGGATCCATCGAAGACAAACACCGATCGAATCAAACGGGATCCACCGGAGACAAACCTCCACATGTCCGCCGATGACGCTAGAAACACCACCAGGACAGGAATTAGGTGAGGAGAATGTTATAAGAAATGTCCAGGCGTCTATCAAAAAAATATATCATGTGTGCTCTAAAAATGTACATTATGTACTAAGAAAAAAAATAGACATGCTTTGAAAAAGGAACCAAATAAAGCGACAAAGAAACTGAAAGAAAAGCAAGGAAAAgtgaagaaaatgaagaaaaccaaaaaggaaacaaagaaaGCCAAAGTATAGCGAACAAAggaagaaaaccaaaaaaaagcCATTGAGAAAACAAAGAAACCAAGGTAAGAATCGATGAAACCAGTGAGAAAAAgcaaagaaaaaacaaaaaacccAAAGTGAGTGAACCCTAGAGTGACCGCTATAAGCCAGAACAAAGCAAACCTACGGCCACAGCGAGCACCCATGCTAAAATGGGCCGACTCGCTATTGTTGCTAGTAGGCGATTCATATTAGGAATCAAGTAGGAGTGACATACAACCTTGGCGTCAACCAACAACCAGACACATCATTCTGCATTAGCTACAATAGCACTCTTGAATCCTATTTGGCACCTTCTATGTCAGCTAACCGGTGTTGAAGGCGTTCCGGTCGGGCCGACCCATCTAAGGGGTGCAACGGGAGAGAGCTCTTTCTGAATTTGGGAAGCTTCCCAGCCATATTTTTTTGGGACCGGTTTTGTTTGttttttccttttgttttcttatttttattttttgttttcttttatatttttataaaatgtatgaaatatttccaaaattgatattttttccaaaattgatATTTTTTCAAACTTGTGATTTTTAAACTCAATATTTTTTCCAAATTTGGGATTTTTTTCAAAATCGTTTTTTAGTTTTTGTGAAGTTTTTTTTAAAATTGATAATATTTTTCCTATTTTTTAAAACAGATGCTTTTTTTTAAATTCGTTAACTTTTTTGAACCTGTGAAATTTCTCGAATTTGCGGAACCATTTTTTgtcttttttttaaaaaaaagtcatacaattttcacaaaagtcaatTGTCAGTGGTCAACCGGTCAAGAATTGACCGGTTAACCCCAACCGGCCTGTCAACCGCGACCAGAGAACACCATGGAAAACCGGTGCTGCTCCATAATGGGCGGCCCACGAGTGGTGCGCGTGAGCGCCGGTTTTCCCTCCCTGGTGCTTAAAGCCTGCCGGCCGGATAGAACTGGCCCAGCCCATCTGGACCAGCTTATTTCCAGTCAGGGCCGAGCCTTCTCGTTTCCATCTTTTCCTCCTTTCAGTTCCAGTGAATTCttcccctcaaaaaaaaaaaaaaaagttCCAGTGAATTCACTCGCACAACCCTGAAATCGAAACTGAAACCAAACCAAGATCGAGCGGAAGCACGGCACCAAGCAATGGAGGCGCTGCTGGAGCTAGAGAAGGTGCAGAGAGTGCTCTCCCTCATGGGCTCCCGCGGCCTCTCCGACTCcgacggcagcggc includes the following:
- the LOC125528044 gene encoding WEB family protein At4g27595, chloroplastic-like isoform X2; translated protein: MLSSMPRSGSFEAGLRASSSSSVTLSSTPNPKPSPRFHRSRSTAGASKAPPSPEKRRGITGGGGAMPTPTPAQQRVAQLEEELKKERGDKDRVVQLEEELRSEREDKARAVEELDQLRRRDGGAEKARVLEREVERAKESERKMLESLIYQTKQLEQTKISLEEAKLEMAALQQSNRSLEARRGVMDQRSVKDLMFGGADDEIRALRGELRAAMQGEERSRKALDDLSLALSDVTMEAKQVKRWLSDTQAELEAANAEAARLRGELAAAETRLREQHRCRIEAEESAGAWGDKERVFLDCVRAAEEEVNLARQENTKLLESQRVIRDENARLRDILKQAVGEANIVKESLELARAENARLNDVVAEKESALQSLRQEYECIKVSEAAAQGSLKELSTPVSSATTAPAAPECGFDQQHLPNGRLVASAKGTPETASRRWMTEKPRTPGGRSYSIGEPGKFKGVGYSQSARMGSLNPKDRMFASLSNMADLKSAAADAAMDDYDDDDEFDHIDESHYVGMEHSMSGKKKRPILRKFGDLFRRKSFYKANLAPVHT
- the LOC125528044 gene encoding WEB family protein At4g27595, chloroplastic-like isoform X1 — translated: MSWDSPPCRSGSFEAGLRASSSSSVTLSSTPNPKPSPRFHRSRSTAGASKAPPSPEKRRGITGGGGAMPTPTPAQQRVAQLEEELKKERGDKDRVVQLEEELRSEREDKARAVEELDQLRRRDGGAEKARVLEREVERAKESERKMLESLIYQTKQLEQTKISLEEAKLEMAALQQSNRSLEARRGVMDQRSVKDLMFGGADDEIRALRGELRAAMQGEERSRKALDDLSLALSDVTMEAKQVKRWLSDTQAELEAANAEAARLRGELAAAETRLREQHRCRIEAEESAGAWGDKERVFLDCVRAAEEEVNLARQENTKLLESQRVIRDENARLRDILKQAVGEANIVKESLELARAENARLNDVVAEKESALQSLRQEYECIKVSEAAAQGSLKELSTPVSSATTAPAAPECGFDQQHLPNGRLVASAKGTPETASRRWMTEKPRTPGGRSYSIGEPGKFKGVGYSQSARMGSLNPKDRMFASLSNMADLKSAAADAAMDDYDDDDEFDHIDESHYVGMEHSMSGKKKRPILRKFGDLFRRKSFYKANLAPVHT